Proteins found in one Pongo pygmaeus isolate AG05252 chromosome 8, NHGRI_mPonPyg2-v2.0_pri, whole genome shotgun sequence genomic segment:
- the FAM170B gene encoding protein FAM170B yields MGSSVSTLAGASWRPSVQPQPTLTEQLGHRDTGHSFQIMKRHFMDHRGEQSPTNGTTLSLTSPESTEESVEVFWPGTIQREGSFPRPGPAIPREEGLYFAARARGMLGWSSSPSSESSEYQSYSQYQSCCSCMCDEDNAAPQSVCAFYTHVQTVRGVAVAWETEAGFEPVSRKPRIHEAQFIKRQRRNGSSFEMASSTDLCWDLEACNSNCSPEPEDTELLECCLQELRAPPDWLVTTNYGLRCLACCRVFPTLDALLEHAQHGIREGFSCQIFFEEMLERRRAQGKAHDQQLEEEQSPSDNSECSRPQGEVLSAQQQEKQ; encoded by the exons ATGGGGAGCTCAGTGTCCACCCTGGCTGGGGCCAGCTGGAGGCCTTCAGTACAGCCCCAGCCAACTCTCACTGAACAGCTGGGGCACCGAGACACTGGGCACTCATTTCAAATCATGAAACGCCACTTCATGGACCACAGGGGAGAACAGTCACCCACCAATGGGACCACCCTCAGCTTGACCAGCCCTGAGTCCACTGAGGAGAGTGTGGAAGTGTTCTGGCCAG GGACTATACAGAGAGAAGGGTCGTTCCCACGGCCGGGGCCTGCCATTCCCCGGGAGGAGGGCCTCTACTTCGCTGCCAGGGCCCGGGGGATGCTGGGCTGGAGCAGCTCCCCATCCTCAGAGTCCTCCGAGTACCAGTCCTACTCCCAGTACCAGTCGTGCTGCTCCTGCATGTGCGACGAGGACAACGCTGCTCCTCAGAGTGTGTGTGCCTTCTACACGCACGTGCAGACTGTGCGGGGTGTGGCTGTGGCCTGGGAGACCGAGGCCGGCTTCGAGCCGGTCAGCAGGAAGCCCCGCATCCATGAAGCCCAGTTCATCAAGAGGCAGAGGCGGAACGGCTCCTCCTTCGAGATGGCTTCCAGCACCGATCTGTGCTGGGACCTGGAAGCCTGCAACAGCAACTGCAGCCCCGAGCCCGAGGACACAGAGCTGCTGGAGTGCTGCCTGCAGGAGCTGCGGGCGCCACCGGACTGGCTGGTCACCACCAACTATGGGCTGCGTTGCCTGGCCTGCTGCCGGGTCTTCCCCACCCTGGACGCTCTGCTGGAGCACGCCCAGCATGGCATCCGGGAGGGCTTCAGCTGTCAGATCTTTTTTGAGGAGATGCTGGAGAGAAGGCGGGCTCAGGGCAAAGCACATGACCAACAGCTGGAGGAGGAGCAGAGTCCTTCAGACAACAGCGAATGTTCCCGGCCCCAGGGTGAGGTGCTCTCAGCACAGCAGCAGGAGAAGCAGTGA